The DNA region CCCCGCGCTTCGACCGGAGCATCTCGTCCGCCCCCATCATCGCCCGCCCGGTGGCGACCGCGAGAGGCCCTTCCACCAGCACCTCGTCGCCCTCCCGTATCCGGGGGTCGCAATCAACAACTCCTGGAGCAAGGACATCACCCTGCGGCACGAACTCATCTATCCTGACACGGTAGCCCTCCGGGATAAGGTCCCAGCCCGCAAACATCGGGCGGAAGAGCCCCGTCCCGGGGTCGATGCTGAAGAGCTGCTGCTTCCCGCGGAGCACCGCCATCTGCATGCTCCTGCCCCGGATCTGGAGCCCTTTCGTGTTGATATCCGTCGCGAACTGCCAGGAGACCGTGCCCCGGATGGTATCGGTCTGCACCCTTCGTTCGCCCGCGAGAGCCTCGTCGAGCGCCCGGAGCGAGCCCGGCGACGTCGGGTGGCCGCGGCAGGTCACCTCGAGGTCGATACCGCAGGCCTTTGCCGCCATCCGGGCAACGGTGAGCGCCCCGCCGTCCAGATGGGCGATCACCCGGCGGTAGGGGTGTGCGGAGAAGTAGCGGGCCAGTATATCGGCGATGAACGCACACTCCTCGCGGTCCCAGTAGCCGGTCACCGGCACGTCGTAGTGCGCCGCCGGGTAGAGCCGTTCGAGTTCCCGTGGCACGAGGCCGAGCGGAGAGGTGACGATCAGTTCGTGCGCCCGCCGGTTCACAACGTTCATGAAGAGTTTGTGACTCCGCGAAAGAGAGTAGGGTTTCTTTGCCGAGCATGGGAGGAGGACGGCGACGTCGGTCCTGGTCGGAACGAACCGCTCGACCACGCGATCGGCGAACCGCCTGATCTCCGCCCGGTTCTGCGACTCGGCGGTGGCCGCAAGCATCGGCGTTGCCCGCGCAACAGGAAGGTAGCGTTCCATGAACGTGTAGTTCCGGTCGAGGAACCGGAGGGCGGCCACCTCTGCAGCGTTCGCACGGCACCGTTCTTCCACAAGCTCCCTTAGCCTGCCGGTCTCGATGTGGTGGCGGACGAGGGCGATCTCGCGGTCGAGCGCGAGACGGTTGTGCCGCCGGAGGTCGCCGGCCCGGCAGCCCTCGCAGCCGCAGACACCGCCATCCATCAGACCGGCGGCGAACTCGCCCTCCGGCAGGCAGAACCTCTTCTGCGCGGAGGCGAGGTCGACCCCGCGATAGTCGAAGATATCAAACCCCGAGTATATCAGGAGGCAGACAGTCGATGGAAGCGCTGCAGCCGGAGCATACCAGGCGGTGTCGGGAGGGAGACGCTCTTTTATAGCGGCAAGCCAGGCGGCGTAGTTCCGGGGATTCGAGAGAGCGGCCTGCCAGTTCGCGACAAGGACGCAGTCGCCCGATTCTGCCGATGCCGAGAGGGGGTGGACGGCAACAGGCTCCCCCTCGCCCCGAGAGAAGTATCTCTCCACGAAGGCCTGATCGGCGGTGAGCGGGACGTTTGAGAGAGATCTATCGCGGAGAGAGGGAAACAGGGCATCAGTATCGAGCGCGGCGGGGAGGGAAACGGTCTTTCCCCCATGCTCGTAGGCGGATCTCCGTGCAAGACCGTCGCGGCATCGAGCCTCATACCTGCTCATGGAGCACCTCCGCGCCCGGCACCTCTTCCCGGACCACCCGCGCCCACTCATCTGCGCACCGGACGGCAAACTCTTTCCCCGGGTTTGCCTCCATCAGAGACCGGATACCGGCGCACCCTGCCCTGACCATCTCCTCATCCCACTCGGGGGTCTCGCTCTGGCCTATCGGAAACGTCTCCGCGAGTTCCGGGGGGTATGGGCCGAACGGCGGTTTGAAGTTCAGGACGGTATCAAACCCTGGAGTCCCGCTGCCGTCGAACGAGACCAGCACCCGCTCGCCGAGGGGGATGCGGGGGATGACCCTGTGGTATCGGAGCACCTCCGTCCTCCGGCAGGTCTCAGCCCCCCGGTAGAAGAACCGGCGCTTGGAGACGGGGTCGTCGACCTCCAGTTCGGCAGTGTCTCTCAGGAGTTCACGGTAGCCGTCGAGCAGGCGCGGGTGGCTCCGGCACCGCTCATCGACCAGTTCCCATAGCGTCCCCTCCTGGATCGCCTGCCGGATACGGGAGATCTCGGCCAGGGTGACGTGGAGGTTGTGGAGAGCGAGCAACCGCTCGCGATCTTCGGACTTCCGGAGTTCGTCGGCGGTCATGGAGCGGCAGACCTGGCAGGGGCAGGGGAGTTCTGCGAGTTCGTCTATCTTGAGGCTCCCGTGGGTGGTGATGTAACGGCCTTCCCTGGCAAATAGAGCGTAGGCGGCAGAGTCAAAGAGGTCGCAGCCCATGGCAACGG from Methanoculleus receptaculi includes:
- the tgtA gene encoding tRNA guanosine(15) transglycosylase TgtA, with the translated sequence MTITFEVIHKDIAGRVGRLRVNEKNVRTPALLPVVNPHLPLVTPREMGRMGIEALITNAYIFRRSADYRDRALAEGLHRVLDFDGAIMTDSGSFQLSVYGEVEVNNRETLEFQQAIGSDIIVPLDIPTPPDAGRQRAEQDLGVTMERIREAHRLFPDANLAGPVQGGIFADLREESGRAVRELGLTFCPIGAVVPLMETYRYRDLVRVVLAAKRGLSPATAVHLFGAGHPSMFALAVAMGCDLFDSAAYALFAREGRYITTHGSLKIDELAELPCPCQVCRSMTADELRKSEDRERLLALHNLHVTLAEISRIRQAIQEGTLWELVDERCRSHPRLLDGYRELLRDTAELEVDDPVSKRRFFYRGAETCRRTEVLRYHRVIPRIPLGERVLVSFDGSGTPGFDTVLNFKPPFGPYPPELAETFPIGQSETPEWDEEMVRAGCAGIRSLMEANPGKEFAVRCADEWARVVREEVPGAEVLHEQV
- the arcS gene encoding archaeosine synthase subunit alpha, which translates into the protein MSRYEARCRDGLARRSAYEHGGKTVSLPAALDTDALFPSLRDRSLSNVPLTADQAFVERYFSRGEGEPVAVHPLSASAESGDCVLVANWQAALSNPRNYAAWLAAIKERLPPDTAWYAPAAALPSTVCLLIYSGFDIFDYRGVDLASAQKRFCLPEGEFAAGLMDGGVCGCEGCRAGDLRRHNRLALDREIALVRHHIETGRLRELVEERCRANAAEVAALRFLDRNYTFMERYLPVARATPMLAATAESQNRAEIRRFADRVVERFVPTRTDVAVLLPCSAKKPYSLSRSHKLFMNVVNRRAHELIVTSPLGLVPRELERLYPAAHYDVPVTGYWDREECAFIADILARYFSAHPYRRVIAHLDGGALTVARMAAKACGIDLEVTCRGHPTSPGSLRALDEALAGERRVQTDTIRGTVSWQFATDINTKGLQIRGRSMQMAVLRGKQQLFSIDPGTGLFRPMFAGWDLIPEGYRVRIDEFVPQGDVLAPGVVDCDPRIREGDEVLVEGPLAVATGRAMMGADEMLRSKRGVAVRVRKVKKVGE